A genomic region of Clostridia bacterium contains the following coding sequences:
- a CDS encoding winged helix-turn-helix transcriptional regulator, which yields MERLIEYLKVLADPTRMKIIKFLLERDMYVCELVSAMDIAQPTVSQHLRRLRAIGLAQEKKEGQRVRYRLAKDVLDKYKKELDLFLAAPIKDISQMQEEWERYEALVASGKALSSCPPP from the coding sequence GTGGAGCGATTAATAGAATATCTCAAGGTTCTAGCTGATCCCACACGCATGAAAATAATCAAATTCCTTCTAGAGCGCGATATGTACGTCTGTGAGCTGGTATCAGCCATGGACATTGCTCAACCAACTGTATCCCAGCATCTTAGAAGGTTAAGAGCGATCGGCCTGGCGCAGGAAAAAAAGGAAGGCCAGCGCGTTCGTTACCGGTTGGCCAAGGATGTGTTGGATAAATACAAAAAGGAATTAGATTTGTTCCTGGCCGCTCCCATTAAAGACATCTCCCAGATGCAAGAAGAATGGGAGCGCTACGAAGCTCTTGTAGCCAGCGGAAAAGCGCTAAGTTCTTGTCCCCCTCCTTAG